Genomic window (Acropora muricata isolate sample 2 chromosome 11, ASM3666990v1, whole genome shotgun sequence):
aacaagtcatctcacgtcgtagaaagaacgagtacgtcttcaaaatgtcaaaagatgaaaagtgcacgtgcaaagcgtgcaaaaatactgtttttcattgtcaaatatgcaaatttgtgggttttttgttgccgtcgtcgtcgtggttgcttaagctccctaatattgaCTTTCAGAtcggagtacgaggacgactacgagtacgagttttaagttctgagcacgcgcacttcgaaaaattTCGCCCTTTAAACCTACAGCGCATGCGCAGAACGGAAaacttgtactcgtagtcgtactcgtactccgatctgaaggtcgctaatattTCCAAATGGCAGAGTAAGCTCTATAAATCTGACATATGaaagaatttttgtttttgatctaTTTCAGTATCTTCTTGAAATGGTTGGCTCCACGGACAATGTTCTGCAAGAGGCCGCCGCTGGTTGCCTTGGCAACATCAGGAGACTTGCATTAGCCAATGAGAAGGCTCGCTACAACTGATCGTAGTTCCAGCCCTGTATGGGAAACGCAATCTTTAAGacatttgaacatttttctCAGGAGCCACCGGTTATAAGGTGGTTTTAAACATCTTTGTTCAGCATTTTGATCTGTAAATAGTAGAGAATGGTTTCAGTCGCctcaaaattgttgttttttattcccATTTTATGTTATCAATATTCACGGTATCAACTTCTGTTCAGGTAACTTTATCGTATCCTTTTCGATGGTGCAGCATATATCTGAATAAAGTATTTATTTTCATGCCATGTTGTTCTTGTTAATCCATTTTTTATTTGAACTCTTACGGTTTGTCTTCTTTCTTTACTTGCCACGGGGAAAAGTGGGGGCTGGGGTGTGGGGCAGAATACAGTTGCCAGGTTAAGGAATTAGAAATGGCGAACTCAAAAAGTGGGCATTGAAATTTTGCGAGGGAACATCTTTTCGATTTAATTTGCACTCGACTGGAAGCTTGCGAGAAGGAATGCGACAGGTGCCATGGTTAAAGGTCTGTCATTTTTGTATCAGGTCGTTCGAGATAAATATTCATACAAAATGAAATAGCTTCTCTCAAATCAACTTGTCAAGTTTTCGAGGCGATAGAGCCAGTCCCTCATCAAAGAGCACAGACTGGAAACGAGTGAAGTTGCATTTCATTCCCAACAGCTCTTGGGACTCCATTATTTCGAAAAATGGCGGCAACCAAACAAGAAAACACTGCTATCACGTTGAAAGGATCAGCTGAATTGGTCACGGAATTCTTCGGTAATTATTTTTCTCAGTCGGTATTGATTCATTTGAGGTATATACTAAACATTTGTCCTCTTTCCTTGCAGGTTTTGGAATAAACAAGTGAGTATTTGACGATCGCTGAACTCAATATTACCTACTTTTGACACAAGTTCtttccaatatttttttctgactTGCAATCGTTGAATAGAATAAGGAGTGATACTTGAGAATTCCCAACCACTGgtattttatatttaacaacaacattttttttttactgtcatCGTTGTATCTTTTATGGTATTACATGTCATGTATTAGATCAAGTACATGTTTTTGTTGTGGGAACGTTTGTtcgtgaaaagcgagcgagttCTAGGTACGTATATTGTAATTACCACTACATGGTATTGACACGGAAATGAATGGCAGAACGTTTCGTTTCAAGTACAAAAGTCATTTTGCTACACAGCAGGAGTTTGTGTGACCTGTTATCAAAACAGGGAGCGTAACTAGTTTTATTGATGGAGGAAAGTGTGGAGCGAAATGACAGTGAGCACATGATAATCAGTAGTCCGTACAGTGCGTATGGTGCTTTCCTTTACAAATTGAAACAGAGATCGCCATTTTGACAGTGTACAACTCAAACAAAGGAAAGTAGTAGTTGGTATGTAGTCACTGGAGATGAGTGGTTGACGAGACGGGTGACCTTCAGGAAATATCCCGAGCGGTGCAACTTAGCGATGTGAGCTGAGATGGTTGTGAACTGCTTACGTGCCGGGGGGGTattgccatatatgggccatataggtatgtgccgctgtgaagggtatggttttcaagcagtttactcaagcatagggtatataaattttgggtctagaataggctatcatttttctcgaaactgaccagttggttgaagattttatctagactaaggaaaccaagaaattactCTAGTacagggtagcaaaatccagctgaaactagctctggctaagggttccagagtcctagcagcacatccccacccagaaattcctaaagtaccccacCCTGGGCTTACGTGCAAGTATGTGGACTGAGTTTCAATAACTGACTAGCCTGACTCAAGGGGTTTCTCTGGATGTTcaatttttgcttcttttgccAAATTCAACTCTTTCCATAACCCACAAGGGAGTTTTACACAGTATGGAGTAGAAAATCTGAATTGAGGACCTGGTGATAACTAAAAtcaaacaaactcaacccacacatATCCTCAAGTTTGGGCTCAAACATGGACCATGCAATTTTGACAAGCACTGGCTGTAGAAAATTTTCTTGAAGCAGAGTACAGGACCAAAAAACTTAACCCACAAATGGTGCATGGTCCAGGTATCAAACGTGGGACACATTcatggaaggcaagtgctctaacgataataattattgaacataTACTGTCCCTCGATACAATGACCCTTGTACATTGCTTTTAAAGAAAGGCCTAATCAATTTAGCATCTTATATAAGCCAGTTTCACAACTATATGCAGGTCTTGCATAGAATCAAGGCTTAGCTTCATTTATGGGTCgcagtattttgaaaatgtggtGGACAGCTCAGCAGAGTGTAATTTTTGCTGGTTTTCTCGATTCTTGATTCATTGATACTATCCGTGGTTTTTCAAAACATGTGGCCCCCTTGAAATGAAGCAAGGCTGTGTTTCTGTGCATGATTTTGAaactggcttgttgttgttttctttctttatctCAGCATATTGTATCAAAGAGGAATCTATCCtgctgaatctttcaagagagaACAGCATTACGACTTGACACTATTCATTTGTGATAACAAGGAATTACAGGAATACCTATCATCTGTTTTAAAGCAGCTTAAAGGTAAAATGATTGCTAACATTGGTTTTTGTTAGCATgataaattatcattaaaaaaaaatattccggTCTTCTTTTGCCGCTGCTTAAGAAGCACTCTAATAATACAAAGATCTCTTCAAGCTTGTGCTGCACTCCACAGTTAATTATATGACttaaatagagcagttttcaatgaCAGTCAAAAGTAACTACTACATGTTGCGATTGTTTCGCTTGGTAATGGGCTTAAAAATGCTgaaccagtttttcaaccaatgagaagcaaaactgGAACCAATAGTTATTGCACCTTATACATGCAATTTTTCCAgcgcttcgagcaagttactggcaattgctaggaattttgattggttcgtcacgctgtttgctcctgttgtgattggttgcaGTAATTACTTTGGCACTGgattttcaacagtcatttgaaaactgctctttaTATTGTACATTCATTTCCATCTTCAGGTAATATAATTATCAAACatgaggaagagtgtttcatctgTATTTCCTGAGAAGAAGGTTGAAAAAACAAGGCATAGCTGAGTATTTTTAACCAACTACGAAGTGTTTGGAAATCGGCTGAAACACTCTTTCGCATGGTTGATATAGCTTttcaaaacagtaataattCTTGAAGAAATTCGAAGGAAAAGGTCACTAAATTTTATGATACTAATTAGGGTCACATATCGAAACCTCCTCCACGGTagtcattttctttgttttctcttcattaataataactattattaaagAATTTGAGAATGGGTTATCATAAACTCTATGACCTGAGCTCCCTgtaatagctcaactggtagagcattgTATCGCACAGGCCAGGGTTCAAATCCTGTTctggcctgaatttttcaggtggCATTTGGCTGCTGTTTAAGTAACATTCTGAATGCACACATCTATCTTGCGATTTACATTACAATGTGTCAATTATTTTTGCTACAGTCTTGATCAGTTATTCCACTTGAAACTGGAGTCAATTTCTGGTTAACCTGCTTATTGTTTCTGAAATTCTCTCcccttttgttttgcttttctaaGACTGGCTTGAGCAGAATAGCTTACAACGTGTTGTCATGGTGATTACGCAAGTAGACACAGAGGAAGTGTTAGAGAGATGGCAGTTTGACATTCAATGCGAGAAGACTGGAAAAGGGTCAACAGGAGACAACAAGCAGCAGCCAAAAAAGTTTGTATTCTGTTGTCGTTGCATTGCTTTGAAATCATATGTTTGTGAAGTCATTGGTCTTATTAAATAATGTAAACTTCAGGGAACAACTTTTGAAGCAAGCTGTGGAATAGTTTGGAAAGAAGGTGGGGCGAACAGATCATTTTAATAATAGACAACTCTATTTGCTACCCTTGAAGTTACCCAATATAGAATATCTGATAGGGTAGGAAAATGCCTGGTCCTGGTTTCTATTCTTTTCTTACATGTCTGAACTTGTTGGCTAAATTTCAAAATCCAGAGCCACTTTTTCcagacattttgatttttgttgctTATTGGCCACAGTCCACAAAGCTGCCAAGCCACACATATGAAGATAATGACACTTCTTTTCAACCATGAATTACACCAGGTGCTGCTTAGAATGTGGCCCTGTGCTCTGAAGGTACTTGATGCTTGCATCTTTTCAATTTGTGTTTTTGGTTACAGAAAACCTCCGAAAAGCAAAAAGGATATTCAGAGGGAAATAAGAGATGTTATTCGACAGATTACCGCCAGTGTGACTTTCCTTCCACTTCTTGAGGGACAATGTAGGTGGAATAAATTATTAAGATTGGCACACTGTAGCATTACTTTTGTTAAACTCAAAGGGAAGATTAGCAAAGTTTTACGTGATCACAGCAGTTATAGAAGTAGTTACTAGAAATACATCTGGCAATACATGTGATTAGATGCAGGCAGGTTTGAGTAAGTGCCCCTTTCTTTGTGTTAATGAACCTTCTCATTAACTTCATCATCCAACCTCTGGTGAGAAATACAGACAATAGACCACTTAACTCCCACTGTTATTTCTACTAAGTACTATATCAAGCCCAAAAAAAATagcatagaccttattcataaatggcggctgttttattttcgctctgttattgtgcaaattagcctaccaagcctcaccttagagcaagaattcctttCTATTTAGtgcatgacaatgaggcttggttggctaatttgcacaaggacaaaagagtaatgaattggcagccattcaTGAATAGCATCTATGACGAAACTTTAcctaattaaaaaagaaacaaacaagcacTGAACCAAATGGACTCGGCTGAACACTTTAAGATTATTATCAAAACTGAGCATGCATGCAAGTTTGGTATGTACCGGTAAGTGCATTTCTAGACGTACTTGGCAATTCAATTACTGTAATAGCAAAAGTAAGATCTGAACAAGGTTTAACCCTTGTGACATCATAGATATTTATATCTCATTCaagcctgaattttttaggCCTTCCTTTGCCAACTACTTTTGTAGTACTCATAACTGAAATGATTACCATTTCAGTGTAAATGTTCCTTGCAGTTACAAGCTTATTCAAAAGTGATGAAGactggcatttattttattgtgatacgGTAGCACTCTAGCTTCCGAGTAATTCAAGATATTAGaggacttgtgacgtcacaatgtggtCACAAAATAATGTAGGATAataatcaaagtgccactgtcgttactcaTGGATATCTGAGGTTTACTTTATGCACTTTTCAATGtgttccatcctgattggctaattagattGAACTTCTGGTTATGCAGGAGTGGCCATATGCATaaagattctcaccaaaacttGTGGATATATCCACAAGTGAAACATGGAAtatctctcacaactttttctgtatagaactgaaactttgtacagttgttacactcatcacaaagttccataatgtccactgtgacatttccatggcaacacaatggacTCCAGACCCTCTCCATCCAAagggtaaaatcagagtttcccttcttcaagaagtgttatttgcttgTGTTGTTCATTCAGTATGTGTGAgcaaatatggacattacacaggacaagcacaagaaagtttGTTAGACTACGAAGCAAAAAATAAGGCATATTTCATTTTGGGAAGAtagaggtctggtaatgagtatgtggctatggtgacatcattttgtgtccacattgtgacCTCACAAATCCTCTTAAAGAGGAAATTATTAGACTTTAACGAAATGACAGGAATTGCTTACATTGGCATTGGTCAAACAGATGTAATCCATGTTCAAGTTTACACAATTTGATGTTATATTTTAGGTGCGTTTGATCTCCTTGTATACACTAATATTGACCAGGACATTCCTGACAGCTGGGAGGAGTCACAAGCAAGGATCATTGCAAAGTCTGAAGAAGTGCGACTTCGCTCTTTTTCCACAACTATTCACAAAGTTGATACTATGGTATCATACAAGGCTGAAGACTAGAGGAAAAAATTATATCAGTGTCATTATGACATGTATGTATTTAAGGACAAATACATGTCCAGTGCCCAACCTCTCTGATTAAGTGTAGTCTCAATCCAGAAGCATTCAATTTTTGGCTTAATTTGACTTAAAATAAGTTGATGGAGCAACACTTGCCAAATAAGCTATGTAATATGTAGCTTTATTTGTAAACTGAGGTTGGTAAAAGTCAGCCAGAGGCTGATGTGGATCTGCCTGTGTAAATGCAATAAGTtctaatattataatattagtTATGTACAGATGTTTAGGATACAAACAAtttattattaagaaaatgtATTAAATTTTTGGCTTGAATTTGACAAAGATCTGAATGAGTGG
Coding sequences:
- the LOC136889662 gene encoding mitotic spindle assembly checkpoint protein MAD2A-like, which translates into the protein MAATKQENTAITLKGSAELVTEFFGFGINNILYQRGIYPAESFKREQHYDLTLFICDNKELQEYLSSVLKQLKDWLEQNSLQRVVMVITQVDTEEVLERWQFDIQCEKTGKGSTGDNKQQPKKKPPKSKKDIQREIRDVIRQITASVTFLPLLEGQCAFDLLVYTNIDQDIPDSWEESQARIIAKSEEVRLRSFSTTIHKVDTMVSYKAED